The Lycium ferocissimum isolate CSIRO_LF1 chromosome 10, AGI_CSIRO_Lferr_CH_V1, whole genome shotgun sequence genome window below encodes:
- the LOC132033546 gene encoding ergosterol biosynthetic protein 28 → MKLLGWWLMLVGTLRLASVWFGFFDIWALRLAVFSKTTMSEVHGRTFGVWTLLTCTLCYLCAFNLHDRPLYLATLLSFVYAFGHFLTEFLIYQTMEIKNLVTVGIFAGTSIIWMSLQWNAHQQVKTKSP, encoded by the exons atGAAGCTGTTAGGATGGTGGTTGATGCTAGTTGGCACACTTCGACTTGCATCGGTATGGTTTGGTTTCTTCGATATTTGGGCTCTACGTCTCGCTGTTTTCTCCAAAACCACTA TGTCAGAAGTTCATGGGAGGACGTTCGGAGTGTGGACTCTTCTAACCTGCACTCTTTGCTATCTTTGTGCATTTAACCTACATGACAGGCCTTTGTATTTGGCAACCTTGTTATCATTCGTCTATGCATTCGGTCATTTCTTGACAGAGTTCTTGATCTATCAGACAATGGAAATCAAAAATCTGGTCACCGTTGGTATTTTTGCAG GCACATCTATAATTTGGATGTCGTTGCAGTGGAATGCACACCAACAGGTCAAAACTAAGAGTCCATAG